The genomic stretch TTTTCAGAAATTGAATAAACATGCAGAGGGTTTTTTGCCGGGGAGTACTTAAGCGAGCTGTCGGCAAAACTGAAGTCGTTAACTACACTTATATCCATATGTGAGACAATGAGTTTTGAGTTTATTATAATTACAGGAATAACAATAAAAAATGGAATAAGTGATAGCAGCCTTTTTTTTGTTGAACCCTTAAAAAATAGAAACTCATAAGCGGTAAGTATCAGTGGGAGCGTAATTGCAGACTCTTTGGTTTTAGTTGCAGCCAGAGCAAAAAAAAATGACAATGAATAAAGCACATATTTATTCTTAAAAACAACTTTTGTGGAAACATTGCCATTTGTGGTTTTCCTCCATAGAGCGTAAAACACCAGTGAGGACAAATACATCAGAGTGAGCAGTGACGAATACCTCTGAATTATATAAGTTACAGCCTGGATTTGAACCGGATGCAAGGTAAAAACTAATGAAATCAAAAAAGCTGTATTCTCCACATCTAATGCTCTCTGAGGTGCGTCTGCCGCAGATTTACCGGACACAGCATTAAGAGTAAGAAAAGAGAAAGCAAACAGTAGAAGCCCGTTTACAATATGAATCAAAATGTTGACAATATGGTAACCTTGCGGTTTGAGGCCGTGAAGTTTACAATTTAGTACAAAAGTTGTTTCAGTAACAAAACGCATCTCAATAAAATTTCTATATTGACAAAATTTTTCGAGATTATTGTCATCAACAACAAAAGGAGAATTTAAAGTGTTACTGTAAGCAAGAATTGCTAACACAGTGATTATAAATATTTTTAGCGGCGTTTTATTCACTCTTTAAGGAACTCTCTCCAACTGTTCATTTTTAAAGGCGCTTATTAAGATTACCATTTTTGATGACAAATGGCAATAATCGTGGTTTTCATGCAGTTATGTTATAATTCAGCATGCAAAAAGCATGGGGATATCAGCTGATAATGTTTAACATCTGTGCCATATTAATCGCCACTTCATATGTTGCCGTTGGAGTAATTCCTCCCTCCGGTTGGAGCAATGGTTTTGAAGAGCACTTGCAGCGTTTGGGAAATCCGAAATGTTTGAAAACTACCGCCGTTTCAGGACGTTTTAGACGATGAAAGCTTACATAAAAGATGTAAAAGAGCAAATAATTATCAAACACCCTCGTATTTTTATCTTGTATGTTATTGCTTGCCTGATTATACTGATAACGACTGCCATTTGGGCATATAACAAAACGATGCTGATGCTGCATGTTGATGCGGTGAGTCACTTAAATATATATGAACACTATTTAAAAGATAAAATAAACGACTACACTACACAAACACAAATCCTGTCGGAAAATCAAGCAGTCATTAAGTTTTGTAAGCAACCCAATGAAGCTGCCGATATGAATGAATACCTCTCTGTGTTTAACGCCTCTATTGGCGGGGCGGTAACCTATATAATAAATACGAATGGTCTCACATTAGCATCAAGTAACTACAAATCCAAAGAAAGCTTTATCGGTAAGAATTATTCATTCAGGGAATACTTCTATAGTGCCGTTAAGGGTAATCCGAATGCCTCCGTTGCCCTTGGTATCGTGACCAATAAGCTTGGATACTTTTCTTCATACCCTGTGAAAGATGGTGAAAAGATAATCGGAGTTGTTGTAATCAAATATGATTTGAAATTTTTTGAACCACAAATGCACGAGATCAATGGAATCTTGCTTCTTGCAGATAATAACGACGTGATTTTTGCTACTAATGAAGCTAAATACATGTACCACACTGTCTTTAAATTATCCGGCCATGTGTTACAAAAAATTAAAGACAGCAATCAATATGGCAATAATCCTTTGCACCCTCTGCCCATAGTAAAATCCATCGAGAAAAATAACTTACATATTATAACACTTCGCCGCAGTGACCTCACAAATAATAAACATACGGATGTTCAATACATCATGGAGGAGCTGCGAAGTCCGGCAAATAACTGGCACGTACACCTGCTTGTTGATCTGTCAGGGGTAAATAAAGAGGTTTTCAAGGATGTCTTATCTGTATTTCTAATAATAGTGGTTATATCTTTGTTGGGCGTATTCAACTCGTTGATGTTGAAGGATATAAGAAGGCGTAAAGAGGAAAAACATAAGATAGCAGAAATAATAGAAAATATTCCTGATGCTATAATGGTGGTTGATTGTGACGAGACAATTATTGTGTTTAACGAATACGCCGAGCGTATCTTTGGGTTTAGTGCTTATGAGGTAATAGGGCTGGATTTTGTGTCTTTTATGCTGAGGGCAACGACAGAAGTAAGCGATATAGTAAAGATTATTACAGGCAGTTCAGAAGCACAAGTGGTTGAGACTTTCTGCAGCCGTAAGAATGGAAGTTACTTTCCGGCTGAAATTTCCAGCAGGCTCTTTACAGCCGGTATTGTACCCATCATAATAGTGACGATAAAAGACATTACGCTGCGTAAGCAGTATGAAAAGAAAATGAGGGATAAAAATGAAGAGTTAGAAGCAATGGTGGAAGAAAGAACCCAGATGTTAAATGAATCTAATGAACGGCTGCTGCTTGAGGTAGTGGAGCGTAAGAAATCTGAGAAAGAGTCACACTTGAATCGCAATTTTATTGAAACAGTGCTTGAGTGTATTGATGATGGAATAGTAGCTTGTGACAGCGATGGAATTTTAAAGTTTTTGAACAAAGCACTCCAGAAGATGTACGGATTACCTGCACACCCGATACCTTTTGAACAATGGTCAAACTACTATGATCTATATCATTCCGACGGAAAAACTAAAATACAAAATACTGATAACCCTTTGTTTAGAGCACTGCAAGGTGAATATGTTACTGGTTTTGAGATGATTATCGTCACTAAAAACGGCACACCACGCACAATAACAGCGACAGCTAAATTATTATTAGATACGGATGGCAATAAAGTGGGCGCAGTGGCATCGACACATGATATTACAGAGCGGAAGGCGATGGAGGATGAGTTGCTCAAGGCAAAGGAATTAGCAGAGGCGGCAAACAGTGCAAAAAGCACATTCCTGGCCAATACAAGCCATGAAATTCGCACCCCGATGAATGCAATTATCGGCCTGAGTGAACTTTCTTCTGGATACGGAGCTACAACCACTGCAGCGGGAATACATAGAAACGGTGCTTAATTCAGCCAATGCCCTGTTATCGCTTATAAACAGCATACTGGACTTATCAAAAGTCGAGGCCGGTAAACTTGAACTTGAGGAAACTGAGTTTGACCTCCGTGAGTTATTGGAAAATACATGTGATCCATTATCGATTCAGGCACACCAAAAGGGACTTGAGCTCTCAAGCCACCTCAAGCCACAGGTACCTTTAAAACTAAAGGGTGACCCGGCCAGGGTTAGACAGATACTTCTTAACTTAGTGGGCAATGCGATGAAATTTACCAAAACCGGTGAAATATTGGTTATGGTTGACAGGGCTTGTGACAGTACAGACGATAAATCAGCCATGTTACATTTTTCCGTAACCGATACCGGCATAGGAATACCTGCCTCAAAGTTTGACCACATATTTGAGAGTTTCTCACAGGCGGACGGTTCAACAACTAGGAAATACGGAGGTACCGGACTTGGGCTAAGCATAACGAAACAGTTGGTAACACTGATGGGCGGCAAAATATGGTTACAGAGCACCGAGGGCAAGGGAAGCACGTTTCATTTCACGGCTGGTTTTGCCATAAGTACAGATGAAAAGGCTTCCGAGGTTTGTAGTTTTAATAATATGAAGGTGCTGATAGCTTGCAACTATTCCAGTTGCAGCAACATTATAAAAGACATCCTCAATGACTCCTGCAATGAGATAAGTGAGGCAATTGGTACGGATGAAACGCTTAAGAAACTGGAGGCTGCAAAAGCCGCCCATAAGCCGTACGATATAATCTTTGTAGATGTTAGGCTCTCAGGCACAGGTGGCTTTAAGATGGTGCAACAGATAAAAACCGATACAGACATTCACTCCTCTATTGTTATGATGTTAAACTCCAACCAGAGAGCGGGGGATTTAGAGAAATGTGCCGAGGCAGGTGTCTTCTCGTATATAATCAAACCGGTAAAGTATAAAGCTGTCATAGACGCCGTAAACAAAGTGCTGTTAAAGCACTCAGGCAAAACACAAGCCGGTAATGTGGAGGTAAAAACACCTAAGCCTGTTCAAGCCTTAGATTCCTCT from Nitrospirae bacterium YQR-1 encodes the following:
- a CDS encoding PAS domain S-box protein — its product is MKAYIKDVKEQIIIKHPRIFILYVIACLIILITTAIWAYNKTMLMLHVDAVSHLNIYEHYLKDKINDYTTQTQILSENQAVIKFCKQPNEAADMNEYLSVFNASIGGAVTYIINTNGLTLASSNYKSKESFIGKNYSFREYFYSAVKGNPNASVALGIVTNKLGYFSSYPVKDGEKIIGVVVIKYDLKFFEPQMHEINGILLLADNNDVIFATNEAKYMYHTVFKLSGHVLQKIKDSNQYGNNPLHPLPIVKSIEKNNLHIITLRRSDLTNNKHTDVQYIMEELRSPANNWHVHLLVDLSGVNKEVFKDVLSVFLIIVVISLLGVFNSLMLKDIRRRKEEKHKIAEIIENIPDAIMVVDCDETIIVFNEYAERIFGFSAYEVIGLDFVSFMLRATTEVSDIVKIITGSSEAQVVETFCSRKNGSYFPAEISSRLFTAGIVPIIIVTIKDITLRKQYEKKMRDKNEELEAMVEERTQMLNESNERLLLEVVERKKSEKESHLNRNFIETVLECIDDGIVACDSDGILKFLNKALQKMYGLPAHPIPFEQWSNYYDLYHSDGKTKIQNTDNPLFRALQGEYVTGFEMIIVTKNGTPRTITATAKLLLDTDGNKVGAVASTHDITERKAMEDELLKAKELAEAANSAKSTFLANTSHEIRTPMNAIIGLSELSSGYGATTTAAGIHRNGA
- a CDS encoding response regulator, with product MNFLLDTELQPLQREYIETVLNSANALLSLINSILDLSKVEAGKLELEETEFDLRELLENTCDPLSIQAHQKGLELSSHLKPQVPLKLKGDPARVRQILLNLVGNAMKFTKTGEILVMVDRACDSTDDKSAMLHFSVTDTGIGIPASKFDHIFESFSQADGSTTRKYGGTGLGLSITKQLVTLMGGKIWLQSTEGKGSTFHFTAGFAISTDEKASEVCSFNNMKVLIACNYSSCSNIIKDILNDSCNEISEAIGTDETLKKLEAAKAAHKPYDIIFVDVRLSGTGGFKMVQQIKTDTDIHSSIVMMLNSNQRAGDLEKCAEAGVFSYIIKPVKYKAVIDAVNKVLLKHSGKTQAGNVEVKTPKPVQALDSSLRILLVEDNHTNRVVAKAILKKHGLIVTEAVDGEKAVTLVSEGMFDLILMDVQMPVMDGFEATKIIKASEATRNIPIIAMTAHALAGDREHCLEAGMDDYITKPIKAAELIQMIKKYTGEH